A DNA window from Gigantopelta aegis isolate Gae_Host unplaced genomic scaffold, Gae_host_genome ctg3003_pilon_pilon, whole genome shotgun sequence contains the following coding sequences:
- the LOC121391836 gene encoding LOW QUALITY PROTEIN: uncharacterized protein LOC121391836 (The sequence of the model RefSeq protein was modified relative to this genomic sequence to represent the inferred CDS: deleted 2 bases in 2 codons): MENLTRGCSNVVERGGRGIPRDCDNLVLCLLVTIVMQLSFYIIACTCKFDKVTDFAGGSNFVILALLTFGLSGAYNARQIITTVLVLLWGIRLAGYLLYRIIKIGTDKRFDAVRGNPLKFLVFWIFQILWVYIVSFTVMFINSPTSPRPDFDDIVPQDITVIIGAIIFIFGLGLETNIRSSEIQFRNNPANKGKICNVWSWRFSRHPNYFGELCVWWGVFIISTSILETWKWIAVISPLFITFLLVFGTGVPPLERSADKDYAETLTIKSTKHPLVLFPIFSCTLQENDKWLKVLFCCEFPFYSVKIEVDEEKGSENNSIENRKTSDETTPIKL, encoded by the exons ATGGAGAACTTAACTCGCGGTTGCAGCAATGTAGTGGAGAGAGGGGGTCGTGGTATACCTCGAGACTGTGATAATCTAGTGCTCTGTTTACTTGTTACAATTGTAATGCAGCTGTCTTTCTACATTATTGCTTGTACATGCAAGTTTGACAAAGTGACTGATTTTGCTGGTGGctctaattttgttattttagctCTTCTAACATTTGGACTCAGTGGG GCTTACAATGCACGTCAAATCATTACAACAGTACTGGTATTGTTATGGGGTATACGACTGGCTGGTTATCTGTTGTATCGTATTATAAAGATTGGAACTGATAAACGTTTTGATGCCGTCCGTGGAAATCCACTCAAATTTCTTGTCTTTTGGATATTTCAGATCTTATGGGTATATATTGTGAGTTTTACAGTGATGTTTATCAATTCTCCTACATCACCTCGACCTGATTTTGATGACATTGTACCTCAGgatattactgttattattggtgctatcatctttatt tttgGACTTGGTTTAGAAACAAATATCAGATCAAGTGAAATTCAATTTCGTAATAATCCTGCAAATAAAGGAAAAATTTGCAATGTTTGGTCTTGGAGGTTCTCACGTCATCCTAACTAT TTTGGTGAATTGTGTGTTTGGTGGGGCGTGTTTATCATCAGTACATCTATTCTGGAAACTTGGAAGTGGATAGCCGTTATCAGTCcactttttattacatttttattggtaTTTGGTACTGGTGTACCACCATTAGAACGAAGTGCCGATAAAGATTATGCAG aaaccCTGACTATCAAGAGTACAAAGCATCCACTAGTCCTATTCCCCATTTTTTCCTGCACTCTACAAGAGAATGACAAGTGGTTGAAAGTATTGTTCTGTTGTGAGTTTCCATTTTATAGTGTCAAAATTGAAGTTGATGAGGAAAAAGGAAGTGAGAATAACTCTATAGAAAATAGGAAAACTTCTGACGAGACAACACCAATAAAATTATAA